The following are encoded in a window of Diorhabda sublineata isolate icDioSubl1.1 chromosome 3, icDioSubl1.1, whole genome shotgun sequence genomic DNA:
- the LOC130442121 gene encoding coiled-coil domain-containing protein 6: MADSASESDSSSIDGGPIMMPPSPITREQLQKRIESLQQQNRVLKVELETYKLRVKALQEENRDLKKASVIIQAKAEQEEEFISNTLLKKIQVLKKEKETLAHHYEREEECLTNDLSRKLTQLRQEKCRLEQTLEQEQECLVNRLMRKIEKLEAETLAKQSNLEQLRREKVELENTLEQEQEALVNKLWKRMDKLEAEKRMLQIKLDQPVSDPASPREINNGDTATNLSSHIQTLRSEVTRLRSTLAMSQQEHTQKMQRFAQEERNIKEENLRLQRKLQLEVERREALCRHLSESESSLEMEEERHYNEQVLGVRQHTVSPVPVAYNPSPSQSRPLSPGMNSMQSPRDSLVVGPPRCHSCGQLINHPGCISSALHHPANSGSPPAPHRRPSERFIKPAIPAAPQPASPMDTSVNKD, encoded by the exons ATGGCAGATTCCGCCAGTGAATCAGATTCTAGTAGCATTGATGGTGGTCCCATAATGATGCCACCCAGTCCCATTACCAGGGAACAACTTCAGAAGCGCATCGAAAGTCTTCAACAACAAAACCGGGTGCTTAAAGTGGAATTGGAAACTTACAAATTACGCGTAAAGGCATTGCAAGAAGAAAACAGGGATCTTAAAAAAGCATCTGTCATAATA caAGCAAAAGCTGAACAAGAAGAGGAATTCATCTCAAATACCCTCTTAAAAAAGATCCAGGTGctcaaaaaagaaaaagagacaCTTGCTCACCATTATGAGAGGGAAGAAGAATGCCTAACAAACGACTTATCCAGAAAACTCACTCAATTGCGCCAAGAAAAATGTCGCTTAGAACAGACTCTAGAACAGGAACAGGAGTGCCTTGTGAATCGCCTCAtgagaaaaatcgaaaaactggAGGCTGAAACATTAGCTAAGCAGAGTAATTTGGAGCAGTTACGTCGAGAAAAG GTTGAACTAGAAAACACTTTAGAACAAGAACAGGAAGCTTTGGTAAACAAATTATGGAAACGCATGGATAAATTGGAAGCTGAGAAACGCATGCTGCAGATTAAACTTGATCAGCCAGTATCTGATCCTGCGAGTCCAAGAGAAATCAATAACGGCGATACAGCCACTAATTTGAGTTCGCACATTCAAACACTTCGATCAGAAGTGACTAGGTTACGTTCCACATTAGCTATGAGCCAACAAGAACACACTCAAAAGATGCAGCGTTTCGCTCAAGAAGAGcgaaatataaaagaagaaaatttgag GTTACAGAGGAAGCTACAGCTTGAGGTAGAAAGAAGAGAAGCCCTATGCAGACACTTGTCAGAGAGTGAGAGCTCATTAGAAATGGAAGAAGAGAGACATTATAACGAGCAAGTTTTGGGCGTTAGACAACATACTGTATCCCCAGTGCCAGTAGCTTATAATCCTTCTCCCAGTCAAAGCAGGCCATTGAGTCCAG GTATGAATTCAATGCAATCACCTAGAGATTCTCTGGTTGTGGGTCCTCCACGATGCCATTCATGTGGACAGCTGATAAATCATCCAGGTTGCATTTCGTCAGCTTTGCATCATCCAGCAAATTCTGGTAGTCCTCCGGCTCCTCATCGAAGACCCAGCGAAAGATTTATAAAGCCTGCAATACCGGCCGCACCTCAGCCAGCTAGTCCAATGGACACATCCGTGAATAAAGACTAG